From the Glycine max cultivar Williams 82 chromosome 11, Glycine_max_v4.0, whole genome shotgun sequence genome, the window TATTGGCACTTCTATCCAATGAAtacaaaaatttatccaaaatataaaaaataggggCACTAAACATGAGAGCAattcatatccatatccatatcCAGAGATGGGAGAAACTTACATTGTGTTTCTTAAacatcatattagtgaagatTATAATTCATCCTTACTACAATTCTACCATACTTATCCAGCATTTAGTTTCTTTTGGTATTTTGTAGTTCTGATGTGCTTGCATTTACAACCCTTGGCAGTTTCACGGGTGCTATTAATCTCCAAGAGAAAACAATTACAACAGCAATTGGATTTAATCAAATCCGCAACACATTTCTGATGCATAACAAATGGCACAAAAATTTTCACATACCTGACCAAAGAATCATGTAGATCAGTAGTGTCAACAGTTTCGTCAGAAGCTGATTGGGGAAATGAAAACTCCACACAAGCCACCCCATTAGATGAAGTAACTCCCTCAGCATAAAGGATGTCTAAATCTGAGGGTTCATAATCTGTCCTTAATATTTTAACAGCCTAAAACAGAAAATTGTCATAGTTAGAAACAACAATGTCCATGAACAGCACAAGTTGTTAAAGATTCTAACTCAACAAGCTTTTTCTAGGAGaaaaaaagtagaaatggaAACCTAAAAGACAATAAGGAAGCAAGATGGTAcagcaataaaataatattaatgaagCATTCTAATAATGCTAACATGTGAAAAGTGGTTTTAATTTATACTCATAAACAGCTGAATTTGCTAGACTGAAATTTAATGTTACTCCTCAAGCTTAATGCTTCTGCCTAATGTCCATTGTACAATAGACAAGAGTCACTATCTCTCCCTGAGAAATGATCCTTTTACAACCAAATTTACACCGCCACCAGTCCAACACCTACTCTCATTAAAAGTTGCCAAACCGTCATGtacaacaattaaatttatcCCTCCATTGTTTTTCTCATCTTTGCAGAAGAAattgattaaagataaaatcccTTCATAAAATGAAAAGTGGTTATTCCATAAAGAACTCAGTTAcccagtttttatattttggataaattactcttttggtcctctaatttattatttaggttcAATTTGGTCCTCTAATTTATAAAACCTATTCAATTTAGTCctctagttttttttgtttcaatttggtcctattatttttaaaaccgattctttttttttttttgggaaaatgtGCATTTTGTGGCGGTTTGAAACCACTTAGTGACGGTTTTAAACCACCACAAAGTGTGATTTCTTACAATTTAGACTGAAGAACCAAATTAAACCCGAAAAAAACTAGAGGACTaaattgaatctaaaaaataaattagagcactaaaaaattaatttaaccttaaattttaaatgaaataacatatttaagGAGCTTCTTAGATCAAATTTACCAGCCTGGAGCATAAAATTACTTCTTACAATTGCACCTTAATTAGTTGTTCCCTTTGATATTTAGAAGATTTATTTATGCTGCTTAATAGAGGATCTCATTATCTTCAATAGTCACAGAATTCACATTGTATAATTGAAAATGCACAACATTCTCTTCAATATGCaggtaacaaataaaaatataaaaggttaAGGGCTTTACACAATTAATTTGACAAAAGCATACAAAGTAATACAATTTAAGAATTATCTTACCCGCTCTAAGAAATAACTGGCAACACTAGGCAGCATTTCTAATTCGCTTCTCCTTTCGTATGTAGCCTTAATGGCAGCATCATTCCATAATTCCTCAATCAATGGTGCATATTCACGAGTAGCAGCTGGAAAGATGGCATCAAGTTTGCCCGACACCATAGTTTTCAGTAACCAATCAGAGAATGCTTTCAATCTTGGACCAATGGAATATACAGTCTTCTCATCCAGTTTTGGACTAGTTCCTGTTGAAAACCATAATTGTAGCGGTCAATCCTTTAGTACAATACAGAAAGAGATAAGAACAGAACTATGTACCATAACAACACCTCAAACAAACACACGAGCATGCTGCAAGCCATTTGGACCAAGTGACAACTAAATGGTGCACAATTGGTGCTTTAAAAGGAAGATAGCTAGGATACCAACTCAAACCTCAATATAAAGCACATATTTCTGAGGGAGAAGTGTAAGGGTGGGAGAAAATGCTACTACCTGTTGTATCATGTACAGATGATTGCCTTTTTTTAAAATCCCCCAAACTTTCATCTTCAAAACGCTCACGTCCCTCAAGCAGCATGCCAAGGTAGGCATAAACATTACTCTGAATGGTCAGCTTTATATTTTCATGCTCATCTTCTGAGAATGGGACACTTTTGTACAGAATCTTGGCCTGCCACAAATATTTGCAATTCTATGAATACATTGACCATTACCAGCATCTCTATTGATGACTTTGTCTTTACATAGAGGAGGGGGCTTgccacaattttatttaaacaattcCTAAAGTACCCATGAATAATCACATACTACATCCAACTATGAAGTCAGTTGTCATTTACTGCCAAAATTGGCCTTTCTGAACAAAGAAATACCAGACGACAAAAGAGAGTAACATAAATGTGCATCCAATTAACATTTACTTTACAGAAACCTTTGCAGGATTGACACTATTACTGTCCAGTGTCCACAATTTATTGTGATTAACTAGGTAAACACTCATGTTTAGTGTTTAGAAAACTCACAGAAGTTTCTTTCCATTCAGTTTAAGTGAATTAAGAAACAATTATTTTGGAAGCAGGTGCCTACAAAAGTACAGACCATATTCTGACCAATTTAATGTAACTAATAATCCAAAAGAAATTTAAGTATGACTTGATTCACAAACTCAATTATCAAGTAAAAATTACCTGCTTAAAAATAGTGCTCGTTCCAGATCCACTGCCACCAACTAAGAGAAGCTTCTGAACTATCCCATGCTCAAGGTAGTCAGGCATTGTTCTGCTAACCAGACTGGAGGGTTGTTCTCCCAAAGAATTTGAAGATTTAGAAGGAACTGGCAGGGACAGGAAAGCACATACAAGCTTCGTTCCAGCCTAACAAGCAGAAATGAAAAAAGTGtgtaataaataacattttgcTGGAAGAAAACGAGAcaaataccccccccccccccccccccccacccggaaaaaaaaaacaaacaaaaaaattaccttTCCCCATATATAACCCCTTGTATTCCTCTGCCCCTCCTCTTGGTAGGAACCATCATCATTGACCCAAAAATGTGGGTTGCCGGCACACTGAACTCCTGCCAACTGCACACAACCAAAACAGGATCCTTTCAACAATTCTGTTTCAcaataaacaatatatatggTTATTAAGAGGGAGCCTTTCAATATGAATTTCCAACCTGCAACATTCGAAGCTCCACTTTTGTTATTTCCCGACCATTAATGAAAACCTGAGTGTTTCCATTGCTGGCATCCTGTTGGATGGGGCCTCCAACATTCAGATGCGGACTTATAATTTGTGAAGGCTTCTGTCCCTCCTGTGAAATCATTAAACCAATCAGCATCCGTAGTAACACACAAAAAACTCAAACACCATACAAACCAAATCACAAATGCATGTAAACAAATACCTTCCCCCAAAGACCAGATACTTTATCATACCAATAGGTCCCTGGCTTCAGCTTCTTGGGAGGGTTGGGGCAATTCTGCAAAGTTACCAATTCCTCATAAGAAAGTGGGTGTCCATTCACACAAACATACTCAGGTGGAAGCAGATTcgcttcacaaaacctctcagCCTTCATTATCTGCCGAACCTCCAACTCGTTAAGCAAACGCTTGAGCATCCGAGAGCACTTCCCCAAAGTCCCTCTTTTGGCCTCATCAATCGGGAATCCAATGCAAGTCACACATTTTCTCCCCTCAGGCATAGACCCCATAGCTCTAAGCACACAATTACCACAATACTTCGCATCACAAACGAGACAAACCTCTTTCTCGGTAAACCTATTCCCCTTGAAGCACCTATAACAAGACCCTTTCTTTCCCTTCGTGAGAGGTGCCCTTTTAACAGGTTTATTGCTGCTCACAGTGTCCTCCACGTCAAACTCCTCAACCAACGCATCATCAGAGTCCACATCGAAAGTAACAATAGGGGGACGTTTAGCATCGATATCCTCAGCCTTGAGAGAAGAAACCCGAGTTGATGGATACTCCAAACTCAGCACTGACTCAGTGGATGCCCAATCTTGCTGATTCAACTCGTTGAAATCCAAACTCTCTTTTCCGTCTTCCAGAACCCTTAACGCGCCGGAACTTCTCCCTGATTTGTCCCTAAACTCAATGGTACTAGAGCTTCTAGTTTCTTCCAGCACTCTCGAGCTTCCCCCCAAATCGGACAGGTCGCCGGAGCCGTCGTTCCCGGTGGAAAACTCAAACGCGCCGGAGCTGCTCAGCTCGCCGGAGAGTTCGCCGACGTTGCTCTGCGAAGCTCGGTGCTCGAAGGCGATCACCGAGGTGGGAGAGACCGTTGTTTCGGACGCtaacttggaaaccctagctTCGGTTCGGAGGGGTTGGTGGTGTTGTTGCGGCGGCAGGAGCGGCTGCACGACCGGTAGAGATAAGGAGTCGGAGAGAGGAACCTGGGAAACGACGGCGGCGACCGGAATGTTGTCGACGCTGATCGGCACCGCCCGAGGGAGGTCGCAGGTGAGCGGCGGGCCGTCGTACTCGACGGCGAAAGAGTACTCGGCAGCATCAGGCGCCGCCGGCGACATGGTGGGAAGAAGAGATGCGGTGGAACCCTAATAGGAATAGGAATAGGAATACAAGAAAAGCatgaaaggaaaagagaaatggTTTTGAAAATGATGAttgaaagaagaagaatgatgCAGTGTGTGTGGCGTGGTGAAGAGATTAGGGAATGAATGTGcgtgagaaggaaaaaaaggtaATTTTTAGGTGAGGGAGGTagagaatataataataaaataatagagaGGGTAACGGTGGaggtgagtgagtgagtgaagatgaaaaggaaaggaaaactaAAACGGGACGGGAATTGGGggaatctttcttcttttttgggcCACGTGGGGACGGCTTTGTCCTTTTATGTAGCCAAGGTTGGCATCCTATCCAATCCAATGCCACCTTTTTTCACACTAATTGCGTccacttgttttcttttatatggCCAATGATCTGTTTATTGTCCCAATCTCATTCCATTCCCCGCCACCACTCTCTTGCGCGCCATTCTTCCCTCACTTCTGcctatcaattttattattcctacaaaacaatcaatacactattcttctttttatttatatttacttttaactCTAATCAATCTTGTCTATATTTATCCACAAATATATTACTAtcactctgtttttttttttataaaaaaaaaaacttgtcagTATCTGATTTACACCTTAATTCAACTTATAAATAGTTTTCTTGGTAATCTCACTCTCAAccaaaacatcattttttaaaacttaagaaTATAACAGGAATCCAATCCAAAACACTAATCAattgaatgagagtcttgtgactTAACTACcacattaattcttttttttagacAATGTAAGATTCCTAACAAAACTATACTATAgcttatcaaatttaaaaacaatttatttattacattaccaaaaaaaaattcaaagttaaATTTAGgaccttcaattttttttaaaaaataaagtaaaattacgATGCTAATAACAATGAGTGATCagatttctatttaattttttaaagtctctaaatttaaatatatcgaTAGAATTTGGAGTTATTAAAGCATAGTAAATGTGTACATAAATGACTTATTAATATTTGTTCATTATTGTTAAgatgtttatttttcattaaaatgcaTTTAAATAGTAATACCTTTCAACTAACAATTCAAGACTtcaaactatatatatttatccaagtgaattttatctttcttaaaaaaatcgtACACATAgctcaaatatttattaatcgTATCAGATATCAACAGTAAACGTTaacatctatatttttaaaatataaatggaaacataatgtaattaaaaatattttgaaaaatatagaaGTGTAATTTACCTTCATTAGTTTAATTTGTTGCATCAATGTTTAGTCTCACATCAAatgttaaaacaaaaactgattaaaaaatgttaaacacaaattattaaattaagtgATTGTAAGATATTGTAATGATTACATCAAAGTAAACTAATTGATCGAGTTACTCGATGGTGTTTCATATTAATAACCAGTTAATGATTGAATTAgataaatattagttaattCGTAAATGAAATTGATTAAAGTGTAAGATAAAG encodes:
- the LOC100820512 gene encoding extra-large guanine nucleotide-binding protein 1; the protein is MSPAAPDAAEYSFAVEYDGPPLTCDLPRAVPISVDNIPVAAVVSQVPLSDSLSLPVVQPLLPPQQHHQPLRTEARVSKLASETTVSPTSVIAFEHRASQSNVGELSGELSSSGAFEFSTGNDGSGDLSDLGGSSRVLEETRSSSTIEFRDKSGRSSGALRVLEDGKESLDFNELNQQDWASTESVLSLEYPSTRVSSLKAEDIDAKRPPIVTFDVDSDDALVEEFDVEDTVSSNKPVKRAPLTKGKKGSCYRCFKGNRFTEKEVCLVCDAKYCGNCVLRAMGSMPEGRKCVTCIGFPIDEAKRGTLGKCSRMLKRLLNELEVRQIMKAERFCEANLLPPEYVCVNGHPLSYEELVTLQNCPNPPKKLKPGTYWYDKVSGLWGKEGQKPSQIISPHLNVGGPIQQDASNGNTQVFINGREITKVELRMLQLAGVQCAGNPHFWVNDDGSYQEEGQRNTRGYIWGKAGTKLVCAFLSLPVPSKSSNSLGEQPSSLVSRTMPDYLEHGIVQKLLLVGGSGSGTSTIFKQAKILYKSVPFSEDEHENIKLTIQSNVYAYLGMLLEGRERFEDESLGDFKKRQSSVHDTTGTSPKLDEKTVYSIGPRLKAFSDWLLKTMVSGKLDAIFPAATREYAPLIEELWNDAAIKATYERRSELEMLPSVASYFLERAVKILRTDYEPSDLDILYAEGVTSSNGVACVEFSFPQSASDETVDTTDLHDSLVRYQLIRVHARGLGENCKWLEMFEDVEMVIFCVSLTDYDQFSVDGNGCLTNKMILSRKFFETIVTHPTFEQMEFLLILNKFDLFEEKIEQVPLTKCEWFSDFHPIISRNRPNGNSNSINNNPSLGQLASHYIAVKFKRLYSSLTGRKLYVSPVKGLEPGSVDASLKYAKEILKWSEERPNFSLSEYSMYSTEASSFSH